A part of Rhodamnia argentea isolate NSW1041297 chromosome 8, ASM2092103v1, whole genome shotgun sequence genomic DNA contains:
- the LOC115737859 gene encoding myosin-17-like isoform X5, with product MYLQLVMLHTEYRAMINGGKSNSILVSGESGAGKTETTKMLMRYLAYLGGRSGVEGRTVEQQVLESNPVLEAFGNAKTVRNNNSSRFGKFVEIQFDKNGRISGAAIRTYLLERSRVCQISNPERNYHCFYLLCAAPEEDIARYKLGSPKSFHYLNQTSCYELEGVNDAHEYLATRRAMDIVGINEEEQEAIFRVVAAILHLGNIDFAKGKEIDSSVIKDEKSRFHLNNTAELLRCDAQSLEDALIKRVMVTPEEVITRTLDPVNAVGSRDALAKTLYSRLFDWIVEKINLSIGQDPTSKSLIGVLDIYGFESFKSNSFEQFCINFTNEKLQQHFNQHVFKMEQEEYSKEEINWSYIEFVDNQDVLDLIEKKPGGIIALLDEACMFPKSTHETFAQKLYQTFKSDKRFIKPKLSRTDFTILHYAGEVTYQANLFLDKNKDYVVAEHQALLTASKCPFVAGLFPPLPEESSKSSKFSSIGSRFKLQLQSLMETLSSTEPHYIRCVKPNNVLKPAIFENVNVIQQLRCGGVLEAIRISCAGYPTRRTFYDFLDRFSVLSPEVLEGNYDDKVACQMILDKKGLKGYQIGKTKIFLRAGQMAELDARRSEVLGNAARTIQLRIRTYMMRKQYTALREASITMQSYCRGRMARELYEQLRREAGALKIQKNFRAFIAKKSHLKLRSCAVVLQTGYRGMIARNEFRFRKQTKASIVIQAHWRCHQAHCYYKSLQKAAIVSQCGWRGRVARRELRKLRMSARESGALKEAKDKLEKRVEELTWRLQLEKRLRIDLEEAKAQEITKLQDTVNALRLKVEEANSMVIKEREAARKAIEEAPPVVKETPVIVQDTERINSLTAEVEKFKVLSIKETQTAENAKKATALAEAKNNELMKKLEDSEKKADEQHILVQRLEEKLSNLESENQVLRQQALVISPSGKAVSVRSKTTIIQRNAENNTALNGEVRKAPGQDSVVALPPSREPETEEKPQKSLNEKQQENQDILLKCISEDLGFSGGRPVAACLIFKCLLHWRSFEVERTGIFDRIIQTIGAAIEVQDNNDVLAYWLSNASTLLLLLQRTLKASGAANLTPQRRRTSASLFGRVSQGLRGSPQSVGFSFLNGRMLGGADDLRQVEAKYPALLFKQQLTAFLEKIYGMIRDNLKKEISPLLGQCIQAPRTSRASMVKGRSQANAAALQALIAHWKSIVNSLNNCLKTMRANYVPALIVRKIFTQILSFINVQLFNSLLLRRECCSFSNGEYVKTGLAELEQWCHDATEEFVGSALDELKHIRQAVGFLVIHQKPKKSLKEITNDLCPVLSIQQLYRISTMYWDDKYGTHSVSTDVISTMRVMMTEDSNNAVSSSFLLDDDSSIPFTVEEISKSIEPIEVPEIEPPPLIRANSGFTFLLQRAE from the exons ATGTATTTGCAGTTGGTGATGCTGCATACAG AATATAGGGCTATGATCAATGGAGGAAAGAGCAATTCAATTCTGGTCAGTGGAGAAAGTGGGGCTGGTAAAACAGAGACGACAAAGATGCTCATGCGATATCTTGCATACTTGGGGGGGCGATCAGGAGTTGAAGGAAGAACAGTGGAACAACAAGTTCTAGAG TCAAACCCTGTTCTTGAAGCATTTGGCAATGCAAAGACTGTGAGGAACAACAACTCAAG CCGGTTTGGTAAATTTGTTGAGATTCAATTCGACAAAAATGGGCGGATTTCGGGGGCTGCTATTAGAACTTATCTGCTTGAAAGGTCACGCGTTTGTCAGATTTCCAACCCCGAGAGAAACTACCATTGCTTTTACCTTCTTTGTGCTGCTCCAGAGGAG GATATTGCAAGGTATAAGCTAGGaagccctaaatcttttcactacTTGAATCAAACCAGTTGCTATGAGTTAGAAGGAGTAAATGATGCTCATGAATATCTTGCAACAAGGAGGGCTATGGATATAGTTGGAATCAATGAGGAGGAACAG GAGGCAATTTTCAGGGTTGTGGCGGCAATCCTTCATCTTGGAAACATTGATTTTGCTAAGGGAAAGGAGATTGATTCTTCGGTGATAAAGGATGAGAAGTCAAGATTTCATCTTAATAACACAGCAGAACTTCTTAG ATGTGATGCCCAAAGCTTGGAAGATGCTCTGATTAAACGTGTAATGGTGACACCTGAAGAAGTAATCACGAGAACTCTTGATCCTGTTAATGCAGTTGGCAGCAGAGATGCGTTAGCGAAGACGCTATACTCTCGCTTGTTTGATTG GATTGTCGAAAAAATTAACCTTTCAATCGGGCAGGATCCAACATCAAAGTCCTTGATTGGGGTTCTTGATATATAtggttttgaaagttttaaatccAACAG TTTTGAGCAGTTTTGCATAAACTTCACCAATGAGAAGCTGCAACAACATTTTAATCAG CACGTCTTCAAAATGGAGCAGGAAGAGTATAGTAAAGAAGAGATAAATTGGAGCTATATCGAGTTTGTTGATAATCAAGATGTATTGGATTTAATCGAAAAA AAACCTGGAGGGATTATTGCTCTTCTTGATGAGGCCTG TATGTTTCCCAAATCTACCCATGAAACATTTGCCCAGAAGTTATACCAGACTTTTAAAAGCGACAAACGTTTTATCAAACCAAAGCTCTCTCGTACTGATTTTACTATATTACACTATGCAGGGGAG GTTACCTACCAGGCCAATCTATTTCTGGACAAAAACAAAGATTATGTGGTGGCTGAACATCAGGCATTGCTGACTGCATCAAAATGCCCATTTGTGGCAGGTTTATTCCCTCCACTTCCAGAAGAATCATCCAAATCTTCTAAGTTTTCTTCCATTGGTTCCCGCTTCAAG CTGCAACTTCAGTCTCTAATGGAGACACTGAGTTCGACTGAACCTCACTACATCAGATGTGTGAAGCCAAATAATGTTCTGAAACCTGCTATATTTGAAAACGTCAATGTCATCCAACAGTTACGTTGTGGC GGCGTCCTTGAGGCAATTAGGATAAGCTGTGCTGGATATCCTACCAGGCGGACCTTTTATGACTTTCTTGATCGCTTCAGTGTTCTATCTCCAGAAGTTTTAGAAGGGAA CTACGATGATAAAGTTGCTTGTCAAATGATTCTTGATAAGAAGGGATTGAAAGGCTACCAG ATTGGGAAGACCAAAATTTTTCTCAGAGCTGGTCAAATGGCAGAGCTAGATGCTAGGAGGTCTGAGGTGCTTGGAAATGCAGCCAGAACCATTCAGCTGCGAATACGTACTTATATGATGCGAAAGCAGTATACTGCATTGCGCGAGGCTTCTATCACAATGCAGTCTTATTGTCGAG GCAGAATGGCTCGTGAACTTTATGAGCAGTTAAGACGAGAAGCTGGAGCACTGAAGATCCAGAAGAACTTCAGGGCCTTCATTGCAAAAAAATCTCACTTGAAACTAAGGTCATGTGCTGTCGTATTGCAGACAGGATATAGGGGAATGATTGCTAGGAATGAGTTCAGATTTAGGAAACAGACCAAAGCTTCCATTGTCATCCAG GCTCATTGGCGGTGTCACCAAGCACATTGTTATTATAAGAGTCTCCAGAAAGCTGCAATTGTTTCTCAATGTGGATGGAGAGGCAGAGTTGCAAGAAGAGAGCTCAGAAAGCTCAGAATG TCTGCACGTGAGTCAGGTGCTCTTAAAGAAGCAAAGGACAAGCTAGAAAAGCGTGTGGAGGAGCTCACATGGCGTCTACAActtgaaaagcgattaagg ATTGACCTTGAGGAGGCCAAAGCCCAAGAAATTACCAAGTTGCAGGACACAGTAAATGCTTTGCGATTAAAGGTGGAAGAAGCCAACTCTATGGTCATTAAAGAGCGAGAAGCAGCCAGGAAGGCTATAGAAGAAGCACCTCCAGTTGTGAAGGAAACCCCTGTCATTGTTCAAGATACAGAAAGAATCAATTCATTAACAGCTGAGgttgaaaagtttaag GTGTTGTCAATAAAGGAGACACAAACAGCAGAGAATGCAAAAAAAGCTACTGCTCTTGCTGAGGCCAAAAACAATGAGTTGATGAAGAAGCTTGAGGATTCAGAGAAGAAGGCGGACGAACAACATATTTTAGTGCAGAG GCTTGAAGAGAAGCTCTCTAATTTGGAATCAGAAAATCAGGTACTGCGCCAACAGGCACTTGTCATATCACCATCTGGCAAAGCTGTGTCTGTGAGATCAAAGACAACAATCATTCAG AGAAATGCAGAAAACAATACTGCTCTAAATGGAGAAGTTCGAAAAGCTCCA GGACAGGATTCAGTAGTTGCTCTCCCCCCTTCACGGGAACCTGAGACAGAGGAGAAGCCACAGAAATCTCTCAATGAGAAGCAGCAG GAGAATCAAGATATCCTTCTAAAGTGCATCTCTGAAGATCTAGGGTTCTCTGGAGGCAGGCCTGTTGCTGCTTGTCTCATATTCAAATGCCTTCTGCACTGGAGATCATTTGAAGTTGAGAGAACTGGTATTTTTGACCGTATCATTCAAACAATTGGCGCAGCAATTGAG GTGCAGGATAACAACGATGTATTGGCTTATTGGTTGTCCAACGCGTCAACGTTGCTGCTACTATTACAGCGTACACTAAAGGCGAGTGGAGCAGCAAACTTGACTCCACAGCGGCGAAGGACATCAGCTTCTCTATTTGGAAGGGTGTCTCAA GGTCTACGAGGTTCTCCACAAAGTGTTGGGTTCTCATTTCTTAATGGTCGAATGCTTGGTGGTGCTGATGACTTGCGACAAGTTGAGGCCAAGTATCCAGCTTTGCTTTTCAAGCAACAACTTACTGCTTTTCTGGAGAAGATATATGGAATGATTAGAGATAATCTGAAGAAAGAGATCTCCCCCTTGCTGGGACAATGTATTCAG GCACCTAGAACATCACGTGCCAGCATGGTGAAGGGGCGTTCTCAGGCCAATGCTGCGGCTCTTCAAGCTTTAATTGCTCATTGGAAAAGTATTGTGAACAGCCTAAATAATTGCTTGAAGACGATGAGAGCCAATTAT GTTCCAGCATTAATTGTCCGAAAGATTTTCACTCAGATATTGTCATTTATTAATGTCCAATTATTTAACAG TCTTCTATTGAGGCGTGAATGTTGCTCCTTTAGCAATGGGGAGTATGTGAAAACAGGGCTTGCTGAGTTAGAGCAGTGGTGCCATGATGCAACAGAGGAG TTTGTGGGATCAGCTTTAGATGAATTAAAGCATATCAGACAGGCAGTTGGCTTCCTG GTCATTCATCAAAAACCGAAGAAAAGCTTGAAAGAGATAACCAATGATCTTTGCCCT GTTCTTAGCATTCAGCAATTATACAGGATCAGTACAATGTACTGGGATGACAAATATGGCACCCATAGTGTATCAACAGAT GTCATTTCAACCATGAGAGTTATGATGACAGAGGATTCCAACAATGCCGTAAGCAGTTCTTTCCTATTGGATGATGATTCGAG CATCCCGTTCACGGTGGAAGAAATTTCAAAGTCTATCGAGCCGATCGAAGTGCCCGAAATTGAACCTCCGCCTCTAATTCGTGCGAATTCAGGCTTTACATTCTTGCTACAACGTGCAGAATGA